In Methanocella paludicola SANAE, the sequence GCTTTATTATTATAATAATAGCATTATTAAATTGTTAAATGTTGACTCATAGTCCACAAAAAACATGGAAAGTAACATTAATCAATGGGCGACGTTGTCGGGTGTCCCATGACCGGTATAGAGAATTACACTATGATAGCCGTGGACTGGCTTAAGTCCGCTACCGAGATGATCAGCGTCATCCTCGTAGCCACGGGGGTGGTCGTCACATCCTTTAAGATACTACAGATGATCAGCTCGCCGCATCTCAGGAATTACAACCAGGCACGGCTGACCTTCTCCAGGTATCTGGTCATGGCCCTCGAGTTCATGCTGGCGGCGGACATAGTGGCCACTGCAGTGAAGCCTAGCTGGAACGACCTCATCATGCTCGGGTCCATTGCTATTATACGAACATTCCTCAATTTCTTCCTGCAGCGCGAGATGAAAGAGGAAGAAGAAGCCATAAAGAAAGTGGCTTGAACGCCGTGCTAAAACAATTTATTATCATATTATTATAATAATTCTTATAAGCATGCAAGAGGAAATATTGCATTATAATAGGTGCGTGGGTATGAGGCTTATCAGCATTATTATCGCTATATCTCTGTCGGCCATAGCGGCAGCAGGGCTCATTTCGTGGCCGGCGCTTGCCAGCCTGAACCAGCCGGCACAGGTGATCGGGATGCCATTCATATCCACGGATTGCGTTACTTATGCCATGCCCGCGTCGTTCGGGGGATTCGTGTGCATTGAGTTCAACAGCACATTCCTGGAGCAGCGGGATCTTGAAAAGCTGGACATCGATTTCCCGCTATTTACAGATGCAACAGTGGCCGGGCCGGCGGTCATGGACGCGGACAGCGGCGAGACGACGGCGAACGTCCTTCCATTCGGCCCTGTAGACCTCGCGTTCCCGTCCATAAGCCAGGTAGCCGACCAGTCGATAAAATATTCGGATACCTATTTCTTCACCGATACCATCGGCATAGGCGGGTAATGCCGGTGCCTAATTATTTTTTATGCTTTCCAGCAGCTTTGACACGGCGGCGATCTTCTCACCGACGATCTTTGGGTCATAATACCCATAGCCGAAAGACCTGATGCCCATGTTCATCGTATTGCCTCCCGGTAACCTGAGGCCCATCACTTTACCGTATATCGTCCCCGGCTGGATCGGGAACTCGTTGAAAATGTCCTTTTGCGGCTCGCCGATGACGATCGAGGGGCTCGTGCCACTCATATTGACGTTAGCGGCTGAATAAGTTTTAGGCAGCATGAAGCTGGACGGGTCTAAGTTGACATCGGAGACCAGCGTCCTCAGGCTCCCATTGCCTATGCCGGTGTTCCCCACGCCGCGAATGCCCGGATAGTGGACGATCTTTTCGATGGCGCTGCCATTGTTATTAGCTCCTTGCGGGAGATAATTCCTGGTGCTCCTGTTGGATAGTGCACAAAAATCTGCTCGAGCTTCCGACCTGATAGAATACTGGCCAATGAACAACGTAAGGAGCAGGCCCGTTAAGACGAAAATAGTGGTCGCTGTCTTTAAAAATACGCTATATCCCCCACTCATAAGTATCTTTAGGCCATTAGAGATTTTAAAAGATAGCTATTGAAAAGCAAAACGAATTGGCATATATATAAAAATAATAGCGGGCCGCGTCATCGCCTATCCACTAGACGCTTCGGCCTGCCCTTCTTCGCGTAGAATTCCAGTTTACCCGGCGGCAGGAAATCGAAGGACAGCCTGAACTTATCTTCCTCGAAGGCCCTGGCCAGCCCCGGCTTATACTTTAAAAAGGCCTCGGTGAAGCGCTCTTCCACCGGCCGTCGCCCCGGCCTGTCCGGATCGAAGCACTCAAGGTTGAGCTTCATGATGGTCGATCCGCCCGATCTATCGATGAAGGCCTCGTACTCGCCCGTAAGGTACTCCATGTTATCCCGCTGGAAGACGCCCGACTCCACGTCCACCCGGTTGAACGGGTTACCGGCCACCCAGACAGTCTCCGACTCGCGCTGAGGATAGAAGATACGCATGTGCGTCCGGCCGCATGCGCACTTTTCCCTCGACATGACCACGGTCGTGTCCTCGGTATCGTAGTTGATGAGCAGCGTGCCGCACTTCCCGCCCACCGGCAGCAGCGTCGTCAGCACCATCCGGCCGCACTCCCCGTCCGGGACGAACTTCATCAAGGTCGGGTCGTACACGTCCAGGTGCACCATGTCCTCGGGCACATGGAGGCCGTTCTGCTCCGCGCATTCGCCGCACATCGTGCCCTCGGTGCTCCCGTAGGTGTTGAACACTTTACAGCCCCAGATCTCCTCGACGTACTCCCGCGATTCCTTCGCGAAGCTCTCGCCGCCTGACACGAGCCTTTTTACGCCCGAATCCCGGGGCTCCATGCCCTCTGCCTTCATGCGCCTGGCCAGCCTCAAGAGCTTAAAAACGCTCCCCAGGATGCCCGTAGGCTTATATCCCTTGATGGTCCGCAGGGGGAAGCTGCATTTTCCGAAGGGCACGATGGTCATGCCCATCCGGTGGGCCGCCAGGGTCATGGTGTTGGCGCCCACGTTCATGCCGTAGGACGCGCAGACAATGAGACGGTCGCCCATGCCGAAGCCCTGGGCCACGAAGAAGCGCGCGTACTTCTCCGCATATCGCTGCCAGTCCTGATACGTTAAAAAGAACGACTTCGGCGTGCCGCTGGTGCCGCTGGTCTCGTGGATGGTGAACACGTCCGGCCAGCCCACGCTCCTGAACCGGAAGTTCTCCGTCACCGGAGGCTGGCTCTCCCGGATCGTCTGGCCCGAGATGATGGGCAGCCTCGCGAGGTCCTCGTGGGTGCGGATAGAGGCGACATCGATACCGTTCTCCCTGAACCACTGGCTGTAGAACGGGGAGTTCTCCTCCGCATACCTTACGGTATACTGGATGCGGTCCTCGATGAGGGCGTTGAGCCCGGCGCGCCCCATCGTTTCCATCGGCTCGTTGAAATACGCCATCGGATATACTCTGTCTTACGGGTTTAATAAGAATACGGCCACGTTGAGGCAGGTGGCGAAGGAGACCCACAGGATGTAGGGCACCATGGCGTATGCCGCCGGCTTCGAGAGACCATAGAACTCGTACGTCGTGAGCACGATCAGGGCGAGCAACAGCAGGATAAGCGCGACGCCGAGCAGAATGTTGTGGAACCCGAAGAATCCGACTGACCAGAGCACGTTCATAATTAGCTGGGCCGCGTATACGGCTATGGCGGAATCCCTCTGCTTGCTCTGCGGCAGCCTCCAGACGAGGAATAGCGCGATGGCCATGAGCAAATAAAGTATCGTCCAGGCGGGGCCGAAGAGCCAGTCGGGAGGCGTGAAGAAGGGCTTGTTCAATGAGGCGTACCAGGTCGTGATGCTCGGTATGGTGAAGACCGAGCCTATGAGCGCCGCCAGAAAGCTCGCTGCGAGGGCGGCGACGAGCTTCACGATATCGTTGAACTTCATGTGCTTAAGTTATGACCGCCAGGTAGATAAATTTACGGCCCCTCCGCTTTAGTTATCTCGTGGATGACGCCCTTGTTGTAGGGTATATCCGGTTTGGCTATGTCCGCCCCGTTGACCCGGATGCCGTCGTGGGCCTCGATCCTGAGCAAATACCCGCCCACGGTCTTGAGCAAGTGGAGGCGATGCAGATCCTCATATGTATATTTCCCCGGGACGATGAAGTGCCAGAGCAGGTCTTCCAGCTTCGCCGAGCCCGCCAGCCCGCCCATCGTATATTCGTTAAAGACCTCGTCGGTAGGCGCAAAGATGGTATACGGCCCCTTCTTTTCGAGCATGTCCCCCACGCCCGAAAGCTCCAGCGCCCGTATAAAGTTCGTAAACATCCCCTCTTCCCCCAGCACCTCGGAGGCCGTCATCTCGTTCAACGGCCTTAGAACATCGCCCACTAACTCGCCTCAAGAGAAAATTCGCCTTTCACATATTTAACCTTACTAAAAAAATAAAAAGGAGGAGAACATGGGAGATGACAGTGACTTTGTCGGTGACGCTGACGCCAGGCAGGGGCCACTTTTTGACGGTTGAGCGACCGTGTGCCCCCACTAGACCGCTCAACCCCCCGTTTTGCGATCTATTTTACACATATTGTATAGTCCGCCCCAGATTTGGCCCGTGCCTGAGCGTACGTTTAATGGACAATTGCTTGTCCAGTAATGAATTATTGTTCCTCTATAAGATAAATATTTCGATGATAAATCGATAAATTAAGTATAATAAACCTTATAATCGATAAGTTCGTATTTTTTTAATTACATTAAGAACAAATTGTTCCATCCATAATTAAGTTAATAAAAGAGTTTTTTTCCTTCTTAAGCAGGGCGGGCGTATGCCGACATCTTAAACTCACGGCATACGCCCGGTGGCTCGCCCAAAAAAGTATTATTTCAGTTGGTTACTCACAATTCGTATCTACGCTTTTTATTGACTTTCAGTTTCAAGAGTACGACCAGTGCCATGTATAACGAGGCCATTAGCATAGCCCTCTCTATCAGTTCCTTTTCCCGTTCGTGGTTGCTATGCAGGCATTTTTCTATGAACCTCATATCGTCACGGTCATATATTCCCTCGAAAGGCTCCCACAGATCATTGTTACAGCATATGTGACATATCATGTCCTGAAACTTGTCTGGAGTATCGAAAGTATCAGCCAGCAGAATCCTTTTCCTGATGTCAAACTCGAGGCTATCGAATACGTCTTTGACCATCCTCTTATAGGTGACGTCCTCGACGCCCGGAGATTCGCCGGGAATTGGAGCCCTCTTAGTGTACCTACGACAATTATCTTTCATACGTGATCACCCATGGGCTCCGCTAAAAGACTGCCCTTGTTTCTGTCATTCTTCTCGTAGTCGTAGTCATGCGATCGCACGCTTTTCAGAGCGCGTCCTATACCGTTCCAGATATTTTCTTCTTCTCTATAGTAGCTAGTCATGTTACACTCCTTGGTTTCATGGTCGAGGTCCTATCGCATGCTATCCGGGAGAGCACACTCTAAAAGTTACTAGAGAATATTCTAAAAGCCCTAAAAGAAGCCGCGATAGAATCAAGAACTAGGATATATTTTTAAATTAATTATCCAGTATCTCATTTAATTCTATTAGCGGTCTTCTCTGCATCGTAAATGGTTTAAGTACTTGCAGTATATTAAAAATTGCGCACAGTATGAGAAGAGCGTTTTACAAAGGATATACGCGGTCGTCGAGGCGTTCCGGGCATCAGTCGGCCATCAGGCCGATGCGAAGATGGCGGGGTAATGAGCGTTTTTTCCGAAGGATAAAACGCTGCTTAGGGCTTGCGAGCGAAGCATGCCCGAAGGGCCATGCGAAGCGGGGTGCAAGCCCGGCCCCGACATCGAAGCACCCGGAACGCCGAGTAGCCTTGCCAACAGGCAAGGCGTCGACCCGCGAAGAAGAAAAACACCATATTATAGAAAGTGCAGGGGATGGGATTCGAACCCACGAACGCCTACACGACAGGACCCTGAATCCTGCGCCTTTGACCTGACTTGGCAACCCCTGCGTCTGACATTAAAAACGTATTAATGCGGACTCCTATTGGCCGTACATACTATTTAAACTTTTTTGGCTGCACAAAAAAGGAGGACGCTGTCGGCATATTATTTACGTGTCCGCCAGAATATGAGCACTATCAGCAGAACGGCTAGCACATTAACAATGCCGAGCACCGCGTATACGACAGTATCGTCAGCCATCCCGGATCCGGACAGCATATTCTGGGTCGCCGGGGGTTCGGACTTCGTCAGGATAATGTTATAGAACCTGAGCTGGCCCTTGTCGATCGTGAGCGTATTGTTCACCGTCACGTATCCCTCGTGGTCCAGGTATACTGTGAACAGCCCGTAAGTGAGGTTCACCGAATAATAGCCAGAGGTGTTCGTCTTTGCCGTATACGGCTTACCCAGTACGGCCGAGTCGTTCCTCATGCACGTGAAGACGAGGGTCTCGTTCCCGAGGGGCAGGCCGCTGGCGTCTTTCACGTAGCCGTAAACGCGCTCGGACGTCACGGCGCCGTCCCGGGCGCTCAGCTCGCCCTTCAGGTTCACCTGCCAGTCGGCGTTGATGCCCTCGGGCGAATAGCCGAGGCGCTTCGTGAAGGCCTTCTCCAGGTCGCCGGTGGTCGCGTAGTCCTGCATGATGTACCGGACGTTGTCCTCGCCATACTTATCGACGATATACTGCATGAGCATGCCCGACTGGGCGTATGCCATTTCAGACTCGCTCTGGCCGGCCGAGTCGCCCGTCCCGCTCAGGACCGTTTCCACCTGGGCGACCGTCATCATCTTGCCCTCGCGGCACGCGTCCTCGACCATCGACTTCCCCCGATCGGAGATGTCGCCCGATATGTAAATGGCGAGCCCTTCGGAGAACCACCGGGGCATGTCGTACTTGTTGCTGATTAGCTCCGTGCGCATGGCGATGTGGGAGAACTGGTGGGTCAGGACTGCCTCAAAATTGGAAAGCTGTTCGGGGGACTCGATGACGATGGTGCCGCTCTCCGCGTCGCCCCAGCTGTCCGCCACGTTGTTATCCGTTATATTATCGTTCGTCAGGTAATTGTAAAGGATGCTGGTGTACTGGCTGTGGCTCGCCGCCAGGATGATCCGGTTACGGTACTCGAAATCCCCGTAGAAAGCAGTGACGTTAGCGTAAGCGTTATTCGCGGCGACAATGACGGTACTCAGGTCAGTGATCCTGGTCGAGTCGTAGTAGATGTCGAAATGATCGGACCTGTACAGCTCGAAGTCGCCCGGCGGCATTGGAGTATACTGGGAGGACGCCGTAGTCCCCGGAACGGATGCCGACACCAGGATGAAAATGGTCAGCGATATGATGCAAAGCCCGGACGGTAACGATCTCATGCTAAATCCTCGCCCACACTAACTTCATACATTAATATATAGCCTTTTTCACATAATCGCCGAAGGCTCAAATAGATAGTGCTCCCCGGAGACTCCCTGTTTTTAGGCCGTGAAATCTACGGAAAAACTTCGAACGTATATGCCGGTATTTTATGATGGGGGATTATCATGGCAGAATTCACGTGGGATATACAGGAGGAACTGAGAAGGATCGAGGACAGGATGAACCGGATGTTCGGGGAGGGCCAGGGGCGGCGGCCCGGCTGGCAGCGGAACAGCGAAGTGCCGAACGTCGACGTGCAGGAGCACGGTAACGACGTAATCGTTACGGCAGACATGCCCGGGGTCGACAAGAGCGACATCAAGATCAACGTCAGGAATGGCAACATCCTGGAGATAAGCGCCCAGAAGAGGACGGAAATGGAGAAAAGGGAGGAAGGGTTCATACGGCATGAGCGGGGCTATACCGGGTATTACCGCTCGATCACGCTACCGGCGCCTGTGGACCGGTCCGGGGCCAGCGCGAGGTACAATAACGGCGTTCTGGAGATCACCCTGCCCATGACGAAGGAAGCTACTGAGAATATCATACCCGTCAGCTAAAAAGGTGGAAAAATGGTGTCGAATGCGGTCATAGCTGAAGTCCTGAAGGGCCTTGCCCGGCTTCCCTGACCGTCATCTCACCCTTTTTCCCGTGCTTTGCCACATTATCACCCGGTGGCATGGCCCGTGTATCTGTAAAACGGCGTGGGGGGGCAGAACGGAGTCACCACCGGATGCGTTTCGATAAGGCGTGCGAGGCACTACGGATATGATTTTCTCGAAGAGGCATAGTATCTTTTTAGATTATATTATCGCCATTGTCCCGTTATGATGCCAATGGGAGTGCTCATCATTTTAATATCATGGATAGATGGGCTATTGAGGCTAAAAAAATAGCAAAAAAAGGGAGTAATAAAAAGGGGTGGTTGGAGTGTACGAGCAACAGATAAGGACAATGAGCGTAAATGACCTGAAAGACCGGCTGAAGCAGAAAGACAGGACGTTCATGCTGGTCGATGCCCGGGAGATGGAGGCCTTCGATAAGGGGCATATTCCTGGAGCCTGTGACGTCTTCGACGGGGAGATCATGTCGCTGGCTAAGAATTTCGATAAGAGCCTGGACATCTGTGTCTATGGGCCGGGGCAGGCAACGCCGTCCCCTATGGCGGACAGGCTCGCCGGCGATGCGGCGAAAAAGCTCCTGGACATGGGCTTTAAGAACGTCTGCGTGCTGAACGGCGGGTTCGAGGCCTGGGACAACAGCGGCAACCGCGTGGACATGTCCCGAAGGAAGATGGCGTAGAAGGGCGATTTTTTCGCCCACTATTTTTTGTTCATGCGTGTTTTTAGAATAACTTTCCAGTTAAATAGCCCCGGAATATAATTTCGCTTATACTACTTCTCGCTTCGTCTTATGCCGTCTCGGAGTGGTCCAACCACAGGGGCACGGAGGGCAGAGGGTTACACAGAGATTTTTTAAAAAGGGAGGTCACAGAGGCCACGGAGACGGGTTTATAACTAGCCTGGGGCACAGAGTTGAAAGAGGCATAGTTGACGATAAACCACTTCCAGTTTATGTTTATTAGAAATTACTCATAAATTGTTTATTAATTAACCGCGCCTCTTTAAACTCTGTGCCCCGGATAAGCCAATAAACCGGGCTCCGTGGCCTCCGTGCCTCAAATTATTAAAAAAAGCTCCGTGAACTCCCGTGCGCTCGGTGCCCCTGTGGTTGGACCACTCCGAGACGGCGTAACGGGAAAGAGAGCGTAGATAATTCAAACAGCGGGAGTATAACTTTTTTAAAACATAATGCTTTTCAGCTCATAGTATGCGTCGATCGTCTCCATCCCGTTCTCGCGGCCGATGCCGCTCGCCTTGACGCCGCCGAAGGGCATCTCCGGGGGCAGCTTGACGTGCTGGTTGATCCAGGTTATGCCGGACTCCAGGCGCTCGCACGCGGTCCTGGCCCGTTCCATGTCGTTCGTCCATATCGAGGAGCCAAGGCCGTACTTCGTGTCGTTGGCCCGCTCTATGGCCTCGTCGAGGTCCTTCACGACGACGATGGGCAGGACCGGCCCGAAGACCTCTTCCCTGACCAGGCGGGAATCGGGCGCCACGTCGCTGACAAGGGTGGGCAAATAGAAGAAACCGTTTTTGTACTGCTCTCCTTCAGGCACACTACCGCCTGTGATAACCTTGCCTTCGTTCTTCTCACGTACCTCGTCTACGAGCGTTTTGATCTGCTCCCATTGAGCATGGTTATTCATGGGACCCATCTCCGTCCCCTCGTCCATTCCGTTACCCACCTTGAGGCGCTCCACCCTGGCCTTGAGCTGCCCTATGAACTCATCGGCGATGGACTCGAACACGAACAGCCGCTTGGCCGCCGTGCAGGTCTGGCCGCAGTTGTAGAAACGCCCGTGGACGGCCCCATTGACGGCCTTCTTCATGTCCACGTCGTCGCAGACGATCATCGGGTCGCTGCCGCCCAGCTCCAGCGTGACCCGCTTCATGGATGCCGAAGCGGCCTGGAGCACGCGCTTTCCCGTCTCGACGGAGCCGGTGAACGAGAGCTTTCTTATGATCGGGTTGCGGACGATCTCGTCCCCGACGCTTCCGCCCGGGCCGGTGACGATGTTGAGTACGCCCTTCGGGAGTCCCGCCTCGTACATGGCATATGCGAGCGAGAGGTTCGTCAGCGGCGTCGTCGTCGCCGGCTTCAGGACGAGCGTGTTGCCCGTGATGAGCGCCGGCCCGACCTTCCATCCCATGATGATGGCGGGCACGTTCCACGGTATGATGGCCCCGCAGACGCCGATGGGCCGCCGCAGCATGGCCCCGTACTTGCCGTGGGCCAGCGGTATGAGGCCGTCCTCCAGCGCGGCGGATATGCCCGCGTAATACTCCAGGATGCTGGCGAAGCCCTGTATCTCGTCCCTCGCCTCCTTGAACGGCTTGCCCTGCTCCATGGTGAGCGTGGTGGCCAGCGTGTTCTGCTGGTCCCTGACGTGCTGCGCGGCCTTGAACAGTATTTTGCCCCGGTCGCGTGCTGACACTGTGGACCATTTTTTAAGTGCCGAATGCGCTGAGTCCGCCGCACGCTTTACGTCCTCCGCGTTGCCGAGGGGCGCAGTGTCCAGGAGCTTGCCGTCCGCCGGGTTGTGCACCTCGTACGTTTCGCCGGATGCCGCGTCCGTCCATTCGCCGTCGATGAGCATCTTCATTGTAACCATATCTAAAAAGGCATGGAGGGTTAAGATACTTGTCATTATGGATAAGTTAAAAGCTATAAAAAAGTAAAGAGGACCGCCCCTATGTAGAAGGCTTTGCGGCGGCCTCGGACTTAGTATCGCTCACCGTCATAGGCGTGCTACTCATCACGGAAGCCTCATAGTCCGCCAGCTTCAGCGGCGCGGCGTCAGCCGGGAACGTGGCACCACCCTTTAGCGCATCGCCCAGGGCCTTAGTAAAGCCAGGATAGGCGTCCCAGACCACGGTCTTACGCTCCTTAGACTTGATCACTTTTACAGGCTTCTCCAGATCGTATGACCTGACTGTGCCGTCGGGCAGGTATACGGACATCTTCCCGAAACTAGCGATCGTGTAGTCCCTGCCCTTGTATTCAACCCGGATATCGCTCAGGCCGAGGACGGCGGACGCTCCCGAGACGGGCAACGTGGAGTTGCTCGCGTTATCCACGCGGATGTTCATGCCTCCCATGCCCATCTGGTCCATGGCCATATCGCCCATGGAAACATAGGCCATGTCGCTCGTCATGTTATATTTCCCGGTCAGCGGCTTGTCAAGGGTGATGACCATGACTTTACCCTTTCTGCCTTCGACGGCCATGCCCTGCATGGTGAACGTAGTGGAGCTATCCGAAGTTCCCGTAACGGTGATCGGTATATCGACCCGCTTGATCATCTTGCCCATGTACTTATGGTGCCATCCGCCCCGGCC encodes:
- a CDS encoding DUF1622 domain-containing protein, which codes for MTGIENYTMIAVDWLKSATEMISVILVATGVVVTSFKILQMISSPHLRNYNQARLTFSRYLVMALEFMLAADIVATAVKPSWNDLIMLGSIAIIRTFLNFFLQREMKEEEEAIKKVA
- a CDS encoding rhodanese-like domain-containing protein, with the translated sequence MYEQQIRTMSVNDLKDRLKQKDRTFMLVDAREMEAFDKGHIPGACDVFDGEIMSLAKNFDKSLDICVYGPGQATPSPMADRLAGDAAKKLLDMGFKNVCVLNGGFEAWDNSGNRVDMSRRKMA
- a CDS encoding TspO/MBR family protein, which gives rise to MKFNDIVKLVAALAASFLAALIGSVFTIPSITTWYASLNKPFFTPPDWLFGPAWTILYLLMAIALFLVWRLPQSKQRDSAIAVYAAQLIMNVLWSVGFFGFHNILLGVALILLLLALIVLTTYEFYGLSKPAAYAMVPYILWVSFATCLNVAVFLLNP
- a CDS encoding fasciclin domain-containing protein — its product is MGDVLRPLNEMTASEVLGEEGMFTNFIRALELSGVGDMLEKKGPYTIFAPTDEVFNEYTMGGLAGSAKLEDLLWHFIVPGKYTYEDLHRLHLLKTVGGYLLRIEAHDGIRVNGADIAKPDIPYNKGVIHEITKAEGP
- a CDS encoding aldehyde dehydrogenase family protein; amino-acid sequence: MKMLIDGEWTDAASGETYEVHNPADGKLLDTAPLGNAEDVKRAADSAHSALKKWSTVSARDRGKILFKAAQHVRDQQNTLATTLTMEQGKPFKEARDEIQGFASILEYYAGISAALEDGLIPLAHGKYGAMLRRPIGVCGAIIPWNVPAIIMGWKVGPALITGNTLVLKPATTTPLTNLSLAYAMYEAGLPKGVLNIVTGPGGSVGDEIVRNPIIRKLSFTGSVETGKRVLQAASASMKRVTLELGGSDPMIVCDDVDMKKAVNGAVHGRFYNCGQTCTAAKRLFVFESIADEFIGQLKARVERLKVGNGMDEGTEMGPMNNHAQWEQIKTLVDEVREKNEGKVITGGSVPEGEQYKNGFFYLPTLVSDVAPDSRLVREEVFGPVLPIVVVKDLDEAIERANDTKYGLGSSIWTNDMERARTACERLESGITWINQHVKLPPEMPFGGVKASGIGRENGMETIDAYYELKSIMF
- a CDS encoding peptidase MA family metallohydrolase, which translates into the protein MRSLPSGLCIISLTIFILVSASVPGTTASSQYTPMPPGDFELYRSDHFDIYYDSTRITDLSTVIVAANNAYANVTAFYGDFEYRNRIILAASHSQYTSILYNYLTNDNITDNNVADSWGDAESGTIVIESPEQLSNFEAVLTHQFSHIAMRTELISNKYDMPRWFSEGLAIYISGDISDRGKSMVEDACREGKMMTVAQVETVLSGTGDSAGQSESEMAYAQSGMLMQYIVDKYGEDNVRYIMQDYATTGDLEKAFTKRLGYSPEGINADWQVNLKGELSARDGAVTSERVYGYVKDASGLPLGNETLVFTCMRNDSAVLGKPYTAKTNTSGYYSVNLTYGLFTVYLDHEGYVTVNNTLTIDKGQLRFYNIILTKSEPPATQNMLSGSGMADDTVVYAVLGIVNVLAVLLIVLIFWRTRK
- a CDS encoding Hsp20/alpha crystallin family protein — encoded protein: MAEFTWDIQEELRRIEDRMNRMFGEGQGRRPGWQRNSEVPNVDVQEHGNDVIVTADMPGVDKSDIKINVRNGNILEISAQKRTEMEKREEGFIRHERGYTGYYRSITLPAPVDRSGASARYNNGVLEITLPMTKEATENIIPVS
- the ftsA gene encoding coenzyme F390 synthetase, which encodes MAYFNEPMETMGRAGLNALIEDRIQYTVRYAEENSPFYSQWFRENGIDVASIRTHEDLARLPIISGQTIRESQPPVTENFRFRSVGWPDVFTIHETSGTSGTPKSFFLTYQDWQRYAEKYARFFVAQGFGMGDRLIVCASYGMNVGANTMTLAAHRMGMTIVPFGKCSFPLRTIKGYKPTGILGSVFKLLRLARRMKAEGMEPRDSGVKRLVSGGESFAKESREYVEEIWGCKVFNTYGSTEGTMCGECAEQNGLHVPEDMVHLDVYDPTLMKFVPDGECGRMVLTTLLPVGGKCGTLLINYDTEDTTVVMSREKCACGRTHMRIFYPQRESETVWVAGNPFNRVDVESGVFQRDNMEYLTGEYEAFIDRSGGSTIMKLNLECFDPDRPGRRPVEERFTEAFLKYKPGLARAFEEDKFRLSFDFLPPGKLEFYAKKGRPKRLVDRR